Proteins encoded by one window of Culicoides brevitarsis isolate CSIRO-B50_1 chromosome 2, AGI_CSIRO_Cbre_v1, whole genome shotgun sequence:
- the LOC134831489 gene encoding acetylcholine receptor subunit alpha-type acr-16-like has product MILFALLLVSTKFFSVSAVNCGTHPSTVEAHLRQTLLCHYDPTEKPRFNWREPVQVEQLDLSIIAFEFFETGHWSSKRSKLSLYCWIPMQWIDENLRWNPVEWENTKKVHVSSKEIWMPDVALHNSDNGMSILRHKETNCEVGSDGAVFCVLPVSFEVMCKGDYQRWPYVDQRCKFYFGSWMSAGDYITYKNGSFETTYDEDEQHENSKWKITKATTRMVNVKVGEKQFPSFILDMTLSPRSIEYEICLYPMCLFITIANLIVFCINPERQARFSIIFLSIFLHYLIVNYFLWYLPGVGDVVPDVVHFFKNSMIVTIIALLETVVVRALLAETLPIHKSLENFVIKLNTHEKANIIFVEFMPGSGVVEQNLSLQDAIKTKNESKEDKISFLLVTFIDRLLLVMIFLMYIVYFGVLTYDWMLEVTK; this is encoded by the coding sequence ATGATTCTTTTCGCACTTTTGCTTgtctcaacaaaatttttttctgtctccgCCGTGAATTGTGGCACTCATCCATCAACCGTAGAAGCCCATCTCCGTCAAACTCTGCTATGCCATTATGATCCAACCGAAAAACCGCGTTTCAATTGGAGAGAACCCGTACAAGTAGAACAACTGGATTTGTCAATAATCGCTTTTGAGTTCTTCGAAACGGGTCATTGGAGCTCAAAACGTTCAAAATTATCACTTTACTGCTGGATCCCGATGCAATGGATAGATGAAAATCTGCGATGGAACCCTGTTGAATgggaaaacacgaaaaaagttCATGTCAGCTCGAAGGAAATTTGGATGCCTGACGTTGCGCTGCACAATTCGGACAACGGAATGAGCATTTTGCGTCACAAAGAGACGAATTGCGAGGTTGGCAGTGACGGGGCGGTATTTTGTGTGTTGCCAGTATCGTTTGAGGTGATGTGCAAAGGAGATTATCAGAGATGGCCTTATGTCGATCAACGATGCAAGTTCTATTTTGGCAGTTGGATGTCCGCTGGCGACTATATTACGTACAAAAATGGCAGTTTTGAGACGACTTACGACGAAGACGAGCAACATGAGAACTCCAAATGGAAAATCACGAAGGCAACTACTCGCATGGTGAATGTCAAAGTTGGCGAGAAGCAATTTCCGTCATTTATTCTTGATATGACGTTGTCCCCACGCTCCATCGAGTACGAAATTTGTCTTTACCCAATGTGTCTTTTCATCACGATCGCcaatttgatcgttttttgcaTCAATCCTGAACGACAAGCCagattttccatcatttttctctcaattttcTTACATTACCTGAtcgtcaattattttttgtggtatttGCCTGGCGTGGGAGATGTTGTACCAGATGTCGttcatttcttcaaaaattccaTGATTGTGACCATCATTGCGTTACTTGAAACTGTCGTTGTTCGTGCTTTACTGGCAGAAACGCTTCCAATTCACAAATCTCTTGAAAATTTcgtgataaaattaaacaccCACGAAAAGGCGAACATAATTTTTGTGGAATTCATGCCGGGCTCTGGCGTGGTAGAACAAAATTTGAGTCTACAAGATGCGATTAAGACGAAAAATGAGAGCAAGGAggataaaatttcgtttttgttgGTGACTTTTATCGATAGACTGCTTTtggtgatgatttttttgatgtacaTTGTTTATTTTGGTGTCTTGACGTACGATTGGATGCTGGAAGTAACAAAGTAA